Within Vicia villosa cultivar HV-30 ecotype Madison, WI unplaced genomic scaffold, Vvil1.0 ctg.000352F_1_1_1, whole genome shotgun sequence, the genomic segment TTTCATCTTTTCTCTCACAGTGACTTAGACGTTGGAGTGTCAACCTTACAATTCAACCCCTCATTATCAATATCGAAAGCTCGAATTTACCGTTATAATCCACATCCATCGTTCGCCGAATAATTCTGATTCTTGCACACAACAATACTATTTTGTTAATTAGTGTAAAACGACCTATTATATTAACTTTTGTAGAATAGAGGAAAGGTTGATTTTTACATATTTTCAAAAGTCACTCAAAGTTTTTCATTCCATTCAAGAATGAATGTAGTTTTTTCAAGCATCAAACACAAGAATCATTAGCATAACATGCATTGAAATCCACACACATAAATTAATGCTAGGATATCAAATCCAATATAAAATCATTCTTGTCAATTACATACTCAATCAAGTCCCTTTCTTTTACCCAATAAACATCAACACATTGCTTCTTCCATTAACCATAGAAACATCAAATTCTAAAATTAGCAAAATGTTGATTTTGCATGACACATTTCATACACAGTTTAAAAGATACTTGATTCGATTACAAAAAAATTACCAATAATTTAGCACAAAGTCTAGAGCATAATTAAAgcatcacatgtgcagatttatgaaaaaaaattaagattgcCCCTTTCATCACGGGTCGAATAATAGCACTACTTGTCACTACATGTTAAGAAAATGTCCTCTAGTACATCACCCTTTTCCCCTTGATTCCTCTTATCCAtgaaaaaaataatcaaattctTAAGACATAAAAAAATTGCCCCCACATCCTTTTTTCTGGCCTAGTTTGTTTGAATTCAATCTAACTCTTGCATATGTGAGTGAGGCCCACCTAAAAATGATTTAACATAAAAAATGAATAGTTTAATTCCAATATGCTGCAACATGGTCCGTGAATATGACTCACGAGAATTAAaagaatatcaaaatttcaaagttttttTCACCATATAAGCCTCATCACTCATTCTATATTTTTAAGTGCAAAGCTTCATAGTAGAGCACACACATTGCACTAAAATCTTTGAAACATGGCTAACTTTGCTATAGCCAATGTTTTGATACTTCTCTTGAACTTGAGTACCTTACTCAATGTTCTTGCTTGTCCTTATTGTCCCTACCCTTCTCCTAAACCACCAACACACAAACCTCCTGTTGTTAAACCACCAGTTCATAAACCACCACCAGCTCACAAACCACCAAAGTACCCTCCTAAACCACAACCTTGTCCACCTCCTTCTTCATCACCAAAACCACCCCATGTTCCAAAACCTCCTCATTATCCCAAACCACCTGTAGTCCATCCACCTCATGTCCCAAAACCTCCAGCAGTTCATCCACCTCATGTCCCTAAACCTCCAGTAGTGCATCCACCTATAGTTCATCCACCTTATGTACCAAAACCACCAGTTGTTAAACCACCTGTTGTGAAACCACCTTATGTCCCTAAACCACCTGTTGTGAAACCACCTGTTGTTCCAGTAACACCACCTTATGTTCCTAAGCCACCAGTTGTTTTTCCACCTTATGTCCCTAAACCACCAGTTGTTCCTGTAACACCACCTTATGTTCCTAAGCCACCAATTGTTTTCCCACCACATGTTCCACTTCCACCAGTTGTTCCAGTAACACCACCTTATGTCCCTAAACCACCAATTGTTTTTCCACCACACGTCCCTCTTCCACCAGTTGTTCCAGTAACACCACCTTATGTTCCTCTTCCTCCGGTCGTTCCAGTTACACCACCTTTTGTACCAACACCGCCTGTTATTACACCTCCAACACCGACAGTACCAGTTCCTAGTCCACCTAGTGAAACACCGtgtccaccaccaccaccatcacCATCACCACTTGTACCTTCTCCACCACCAGCACAACAAACATGTTCCATTGATGCTTTGAAGCTAGGTGCATGTGTTGATGTACTTGGTGGTCTCATACATATTGGAATCGGTGGAAGTGCTAAACAAACATGTTGTCCATTGCTTCAAGGGCTCGTAGATTTGGATGCAGCTGTGTGTCTTTGCACCACTATTAGACTCAAGCTTCTTAATATCAACCTTGTTATTCCCCTTGCTCTTCAGGTTCTTATTGACTGTGGAAAAACTCCACCAGAAGGATTCAAGTGTCCATCATCATAGTTTCATAGCGCTAGTACATTTATATTTTGTAAGTAATTTAATAATATTCAACTTCATATAGTTCTTAATATAGTTGTTGCTTACATGCATTAATTTATACATTATATATATGACTGTGTTAATGTTTTCAGGATTGCATGGATATTAGGTTTCTTGGAATAAGGTTAACGTACACAAGATTTGAAAGAGAGATAGTGAAGAAAATTGTCATTGTTTCTCGTTCATCAAGTTGTTGTAGGGTACCACAAGTTAAGGCCAAGGACATAGTAGAATATTGTGTAGCTGGGTGCAGAGTAGAAAGTTTTCTGCACTTTCATGAAGTAGTTGTCGTCGTCATGGATTAATACGACAAAACCATttaaatttgattattttctgTTTGGTTTCTTTTTGTCAATTTGTTTGATTGCGTGTGATGCTCTGTGTTTGCATGTCAGCGTTTGTAAGTTCGTCCGTGAATGCATTGGAAATGTAGAAGTTCTTTTTAATgtaattttcttcaaaatgattATCATGCTACacgttcttttctttcttattttggtCAAGACACGTTTCTTTAATAATTATGAACAGATGGAGTATATATTGGACCAGGATGGAAGTGATAGCATGTGATTTTGATCAATGAAATTGGATCCATATATTGACTTAAAAacttaaaagaaaaaaacaaataagatagTTTAATAGTATAATTTTGGTTCTTATCATAATGATGTGATAATAAATGCTTAATTTAAATCTTCTATTCTTAAGGGATACAGTAGTTATAATCATTTTATTGCAATACATAATATTATTGTGAATATATTACATAGGAGACAAAACTTATCTTGAGTGATTTTGCTTGGTGAGCATATCGGCTTGTTTTCCTTGATTTTCCATAATTTACGCTAAGTGTACGTGCATGTTGTATTAATTTTATTCTAAATGATACTAGTAGTATATAAAAGTTGCCCTATATTATTGCAAAGCAACAAAATTGAGGAGATTAGACTCGTgagttctttaaaaaaaaaaaaacctgctttgaaaataaattatttgcgGTAAATTTAGTATTATTTTAATCTTTGCTTTAAAGAGTACTAGTAATTCTcaatctaattattttttaataaattttaatttatgcaTAATTTATGTGAATTTAGTAATCAGATTTGCGGTAAATTTAGTGTTATTTTTAGAGATGGTAAAACGGGTCGCTCGCTCTGTCCCGTCTTAAATCCGTTAAAAAAATGAGCGGGCTCGCCAAACAAAAATGGGCATATAAATTTAGTCATCTCGTAAAAGTGGCGACGGTGAATTTGTCCGCTTATCGTCTCGCGAAAGTGGCAACGGTGAACTTGTCTGCTTATCGTCTCGCGAAAGTGGCGACGGACGGTGAACTTGTTCGCTTATCGTCTCGCGAATGTGGCGACGGTTAACTTGTCCGCTTATCGTCTCGCGAAAGTGGCGACGGTGAACTTGTccgcttatttatttatttatttttatttttttaatagattaatatttttttttcctttcatttcaatttttaactttattttttaaaacaaatttttaaaagtattttttaacaaatttaattttaaaaatattatatgtatTCATAAACAAATGTCTAAAATAAAACTATCCAAACATGAAGTTACTATATTTAGACGGAACAGACTGAATGTATAGGCAGAACAAATTTTGACGGAATAAACTTTGTCGTGCGGTGGATTTTGACGTGACCCAAAATCACAACCAAACACGCCATTTTTTACGAATGCGTGGGTCGATCCAGCGAGCCACGGTCAGTTTTGCTGTATCGATGTAATTTTCCTTCAAAAACAAATTTGTTTCtataattgtttttattataaataaccgATTCCATACTTGTTTATGGGATCATAAAGTTTGTCTTCATATATAATATGATTTCTCAAAGCACAAGGTTCTATTGAGCATCCGTGTGAGCATATAATTTAACTCTAGATGTGTTTAACTATATTAATTAATCAGTGATCTTCAATATTTGACCTTTCCAAAAACTATTGTTTATATGTGTAAAGAATAATTGATGCGACACATTAACTAAGCATACTTACTCCACTTCCAAAACTAAAATTACGAACTAAAATTATAGATAAAAATCATCAAAGTTGAATTTAGCGGATGGGTTTAATGTACCAAATATCTAATTTCTTTTAACAAGGAATTTATTCATGGTAATTTCTTTTAGACCCTTAACCTTTTTAGAGGTCTCTGACGAAATTTCAGTTTTATCCTCTTGaatttggaaatgcatctccgaacgcaTCACTTTTCATTTTTTTAGGAGTGCTTTCGGAGATGTATTACCGAATTCACACATTGGTGGGTTTTAGAAGTACATACCCGAAATAATAATTTCCAGAAACAAAATCTAAAACCAGATAAGCTTAACATAAATTTAACATAGATGGTCCAAATTACATAGATATTAAAACAGAAGTATAACATTACATATTGTTATAAACGAGTAGCTAAGGACGTTGAACCATTTTAATGACATCTTCTCCAGATCTCTGAAGCTTCGCATCGACTTTAATCGGAACCTTTAAAGCGTCATCCGtctcactactagaaaattcgcttttagtgaccgaattagagaccgaaaaagcTTAAAAATCGATCATTGAAacatttagtgaccgatttagtgaccattaCTTTTCGGTTCAAAAAATACTAGTCGCTAAGCTTTTGCGACGAATTTAGTGACAGGATTTAGTAACCGATTTTAGagttctttttcataaaataaaattaaaagttgtgATACCTAAGAATCGAACTTGGGACATCCGTGTACTTTAATAAAAACTTGTCACTACACCACTTCAcatctattgttatattttacatttaaacataatacatatagttttatataaatatattatatgttacaacaataaaaaaaaatgaaaattttagtaaaattaaaaattgaaagagaattaaaatctttaaaaaatagaaagaaaatagtaacgtaataaagaggattaaaaatagaaaaagaaatcaaaaaatattagtgaccgaaatttcggtctctaatatatatatatatatatatatatatatatatatatatatatatatatatatatatatatatatatatatatatatatatatatatatatatatatatatatattattccttattatttttaaccattagattgaaaagaattaatggtcaagatgtggagtaagttattataacttactcttgaagtcaatataaccctcctctctctctctctctctctatatatatatatatatatatatatatatatatatatatatatatatatatatatatatatatatatatatatatatatatatatatatatatatatatatatatataaattaaattgtatataaaaatattttttcgtgaccgatttagtgacttcttaaaattggctcatgaatatcaaattttggcGGCTAATTTAGTCACTACAGtaaccgaaatttcggtcacaaAATTTTAAtctctaaatcggtggctgatttattttagtgaccgatttagttaCCTCTTAAAATTGGCTAATGAATATCAGATTTTGGTGACTAATTCGGTCAATAAAGTGACCGAAATTttttggtcactaaatcggtcactaaaagcgaatttgcAAATTGGGTGAATTACACCTTTTCTTAAGTGTCAAGTGATGGTGAATGATACTCGAACTTGACTACCTTTCGATTTTCTAGATATTGcaggtagagctgtcaaaatgggctatccGATCCTAAACGGGCCAGCCTGGGTGGGCCCTGGGCTTTTTAGAGCTGGGCCAAAAAGGCTCCatgtaatatgggctcgagatttactacctAAGCCCGACCCTAGAAGGGCTTCGGGCTACCTGACCCTAAATGAgcttttttatttacaaaaattaaaataaaaactctgtaatatttattataaataaaattaaaaactattttattttaaacataatatatttttaagtattattgtctcttataaatactataatgtgtttctaaatacacaatatgtctaaattgtataaaataatacttgaatatttattataagagaaaaattaatataatacggtgaaaaaatgttgattatattaatatataatatttaaaagagaaagattaaatagaatagagataaaatttagtgaagtgagaaaaattagtatgctattttggagtaagataatataaatattaatatattttttttaaatttataattatgcaggTCTAATGGGCTACCCACGCCCTATATGGGCTAAcctaggggtgtgcatggttggttattttcaaaaaccaaaccataaccattttaaaacccTTTAAATGGTTTTGATTTATAACTATAACcatattttaatcaaaactgtctataaatttggttatgattatataaccggtttttaaaaaaaaatcagttttgaaaatttttttcctaattttttttttcaaaaaaaaaaatttattttgagaattaaaatatttggataataaccagattataactgaatccaaaataatttaatcgattaataaccatttaattataccGGATTATATaaatggataaccaaaccattaataactaaactggttaataaccattcaattatatccgaatatttaaaagtgatttagatttggttatggatttgggCATCACAACCAGATATTTTGCACATCCCTAGGCTAACCCTAATGGGTAGCAGACTTTTTAGGACTGGGTTACAAAGgtcctgaaaaatatgggctctaattttaaggcccaaacCCTATGATTTTTCGAGTTTGGCGGGCCGGCCCATATGGGTtagcccattttgacaactcTAATTGCGGAGAGAATTGAGTATGGTAATCAGCTCCGCGAGAGGCGTGTCCTCGGAGAACCTAAATTGAAGTGGCGGTTTCGCACCATTGAAGTAAACAAAAGCAAGATGAGGATATGTTTTGGTCATATCTGACTTGTGGTGTGTGATGTTGAAAAAAATGGTTTGGAGAATCTATTTATAGAAGATTTGGAGCAATTTGGACCCAAGAATTCTTATCCTGTGTCAGGGTATGTTTCAGAAATACACTTCCGAATTCTCCCTTTATTTTTTTACGAAAAATGTGTgtcttcggaaatgcatatccgaaacattccctgatgggtttttaaaaataatttcgatatgcatttccgaattatgcagaaccaGAAATAAAATGTGTTTAGGCAGAATCAGTATCACGGAAACATAAAAACAACTAAATCGGTAAAAGTAAATAG encodes:
- the LOC131627246 gene encoding 36.4 kDa proline-rich protein-like; the protein is MANFAIANVLILLLNLSTLLNVLACPYCPYPSPKPPTHKPPVVKPPVHKPPPAHKPPKYPPKPQPCPPPSSSPKPPHVPKPPHYPKPPVVHPPHVPKPPAVHPPHVPKPPVVHPPIVHPPYVPKPPVVKPPVVKPPYVPKPPVVKPPVVPVTPPYVPKPPVVFPPYVPKPPVVPVTPPYVPKPPIVFPPHVPLPPVVPVTPPYVPKPPIVFPPHVPLPPVVPVTPPYVPLPPVVPVTPPFVPTPPVITPPTPTVPVPSPPSETPCPPPPPSPSPLVPSPPPAQQTCSIDALKLGACVDVLGGLIHIGIGGSAKQTCCPLLQGLVDLDAAVCLCTTIRLKLLNINLVIPLALQVLIDCGKTPPEGFKCPSS